Proteins encoded together in one Carassius auratus strain Wakin chromosome 32, ASM336829v1, whole genome shotgun sequence window:
- the ponzr5 gene encoding plac8 onzin related protein 5 has translation MTSHQPKPFVMAPMSNQWSSGICDCCQNVPECCFSFWCFPCFACATARKHGECLCLPLLDSFGCIPPITMAMRVSVRNRYGIKGTIFNDCLYSTFCGVCAWCQMSREMNVRE, from the exons ATGACTTCTCATCAGCCCAAGCCCTTTGTCATGGCACCCATGTCCAACCAGTGGAGCTCTGGAATCTGTGACTGCTGTCAGAATGTACCAGAGT GTTGCTTCTCATTTTGGTGCTTTCCCTGTTTTGCCTGTGCGACGGCTCGTAAGCACGGCGAGTGTCTGTGTCTGCCTTTGCTCGACAGCTTTGGATGCATTCCTCCAATAACAATGGCCATGCGGGTATCAGTGCGCAATCGCTATGGAATCAAG GGAACTATCTTTAACGATTGCCTTTATTCCACCTTCTGTGGTGTCTGCGCTTGGTGTCAGATGTCTCGAGAAATGAACGTCCGTGAATGA
- the LOC113052164 gene encoding uncharacterized protein LOC113052164 has translation MAILQQAQGESFPSEMAQLMAGKPLQTNSRLLCLAPELDAASKLLRIGGRLRHCEEIEPESMHPIILDPRHPVTTLLIKEYDTKLFHPGPERILAEMRRKYWILRGREAIRRYQRKDCPVCQKFRKTPQIPRMADLPPARLRLFKPAFYSTGIDCFGPYSVKIGRKSEKRWGILFKCMTTRAVYIDLLPRIDTDSFLMALRRFIARRGKPFEVLCDQGTNFKGGERELHQTYAELVPELQEQLASQQIIFRFNPPHAPHFGGCWEREIRSLKQALQVTLGTQPIPEETLQTVLIEIEGILNSKPLGYTSSNASDPDPITPNSLLMGRPDHFWKRFIKFYLPGLQTRNKWQRESPDIKVGTTVMIVDPQFPRALWPIGQISQVFPGFDNRIRTVEVKVKDKSYVRPVAKVVQLPAIPD, from the exons ATGGCTATCCTTCAGCAAGCTCAAGGGGAAAGCTTTCCTTCTGAGATGGCACAGCTTATGGCAGGGAAACCACTACAGACCAACAGTCGACTGCTTTGCCTCGCCCCCGAACTTGACGCTGCAAGCAAACTCCTAAGGATAGGAGGTCGTCTTCGCCACTGTGAAGAGATTGAGCCCGAGTCGATGCATCCTATTATCCTTGATCCCCGGCATCCAGTCACTACCCTTCTCATTAAGGAATATGACACGAAGCTATTCCACCCAGGTCCTGAGAGAATACTGGCGGAGATGCGTAGGAAATATTGGATTCTTCGGGGTAGGGAAGCAATTCGACGTTATCAGCGCAAAGATTGTCCAGTGTGTCAGAAGTTTCGCAAAACCCCACAGATACCCAGGATGGCAGACCTACCTCCTGCCAGACTACGTCTATTTAAACCTGCCTTCTATTCGACTGGCATTGACTGTTTCGGGCCATATTCCGTAAAGATTGGACGTAAAAGTGAGAAGCGCTGGGGTATTCTATTCAAGTGCATGACTACACGTGCTGTGTATATTGATCTTCTCCCAAGAATTGACACCGACTCCTTCCTGATGGCCCTCAGAAGATTTATAGCCAGACGTGGGAAACCTTTTGAGGTTTTATGTGATCAAGGTACTAATTTTAAAGGAGGGGAAAGGGAGTTGCATCAGACATATGCTGAACTAGTTCCGGAGCTTCAGGAACAACTTGCCAGTCAGCAGATTATCTTTCGATTCAACCCGCCTCATGCCCCACATTTCGGTGGGTGTTGGGAAAGGGAAATTCGTTCCCTGAAACAGGCTCTACAGGTCACTCTGGGAACTCAACCAATACCAGAGGAAACCCTTCAAACTGTGCTCATCGAGATTGAAGGGATTCTAAATTCTAAACCCCTGGGTTATACATCATCCAATGCCTCCGATCCAGATCCTATTACTCCTAATTCGCTTCTTATGGGGCGGCC AGATCACTTTTGGAAGCGGTTTATCAAGTTCTATTTGCCTGGTCTTCAGACTCGCAACAAGTGGCAGCGAGAGTCACCCGATATCAAGGTGGGAACTACTGTTATGATTGTGGACCCTCAATTTCCCAGGGCCCTCTGGCCCATTGGTCAGATCTCTCAAGTATTCCCTGGGTTTGACAATAGAATCAGGACTGTTGAAGTGAAAGTTAAGGACAAGTCTTATGTGCGACCTGTGGCAAAGGTTGTACAGCTACCTGCGATACCAGATTGA